The Aeromicrobium yanjiei DNA segment CAGCCCGGCACCAACAACCCCATCGGGTTCGACGACCTCAAGGTCGTGGAGGCGCGCCGCCTCGTCGAGTCGATCGCGACGGGCAAGCCCGTCGGCGCCACGATCCACGACGCGCTGGCCGCCGCCCGGGTCGTCGATGCGATGATCCTTTCCGCAGACGAACGAAAGTGGGTCACCCTGTGAGCCTTCGTGTGGGTGTCATCGGTGCGGGTGCGATGGGTGCCGACCACATCAGGACCATCTCCTCGAGCGTGCCGGCAGCGCGCGTCTCGGCGGTCTACGACTTCAACCGCGACACCGCCTACGCCGCTGCGTCCCCGGTGGGGGCCGAGGTGATGGGCTCGGCCGAGGAGCTGGTCGACTCCTCCGACGTGGACGCGGTCATCATCGCGTCCCCGGATCGTACGCACGCCGACCTGGTCCGCTACTGCCTGGCGGCCGGCAAGCAGGTGCTGTGCGAGAAGCCGCTGGCCGTCACGGCCGACGAGGCGTACGGTGTCGTGGAGGCCGAGACGGCGGGTGGTCGCCGGCTGCTGCAGGTGGGCTTCATGCGTCGCTACGATCCCGGGTTCGTCGCGCTCCGCCGCACGATCACCGACGGTGTCGTGGGGGAGGTGCGCCTCGTGCACGCGATCCACCGCAACGCCTCGAGCAGCACCAGCACCGACGACGCGGGTCTCATCACGGGCTCGATGATCCACGAGCTCGACACGGTCGCGTGGCTGCTCGACGACGAGATAGCCTCGATCCGGGTGGAGTCGCCGATCGTCGAGGGCTTCCGCGATCCGCAGCTCGCCACGATCTGGATGCGCGGCGGGGCGATGGTCACCGCCGAGGTCTTCGTCAACGCGGGCTACGGGTACGACGTGCGGTGCGAGGTCGTCGGCTCCCAGGGCACCGCGTCGTTGGCGCCTTCGTCGCCGGTCAGCACGCGCGTCGCCGGTGTCGACGGCGTGCCGGTGCGGGACGACTTCGTCGCGCACTTCGCGGACGCCTACCGGATCGAGCTGTCGACCTGGGCCGCGGAGGCGCTGACGGGCACGACCTCGGGCCCGAGCGCGTGGGACGGCTACGTCGCCAACGCCGTCGCGGAGGCGGGCGTCGCCTCGCTCGCGTCCGGTGCGCGGGAGCCGGTGATCCTGAAGGACCGGCCGACGCTCTATGCCTGAGTCTCGCGGGCGGCGGCCGTGGTCTCGCGGGCGATGAGGTGCGGGGTCAGGACGACCTGGCGCGGCTGACCGCCCTGCGCCAGGTCGAGGGCACCGGCGACCGCGCTCTCGGCCATCTCCTCGGGGTTCTGCGAGACCGTCGTCATCTGGGCGTGCGGTGAGATGGCCAGGCGCGAGTCGTCGTAGCCCGTCACGGAGACGTCGCCGGGCACGTCCACGCGCGAGCGCACGAGGTGGTCGAGCACGCCTGCCGCGCAACGGTCGTTGAACGCGACGACCGCAGTGGGCGGGTCGGCGGACTCCAGCAGCTCGCGCATCCCACGGCTGCCGTCCTGCTCGGTGAGACCCCCGGTCACCACGCGGGACGAGTCCTGCGCACCGTGGCGTCGTACGGCAGCGAGGAAGCCCGCCCGGCGCTCCGCGGCGCCCGGAGCCGTGCCGCCGTCGACGTGCGCGATCCGCCGGTGCCCGAGGCCGATCAGGTGGTCCACCGCGAGGCCGACCCCGGTCACGTCGTCGCTGCGCACCGACGACACGCCCGCCGCCGCGCCGTCGCGGACGACGAGCAGCACCGGGACCGTCGCGGAGACCTGCCGGATGGTCTCGTCGTCGAGCATCGACCCGAGCAGCACCGCGACCTCGCACCGCTCGCGCAGCAGCGCCTGGATCGCGACGTCCTCGTCGCGGGTCGGGGCGACCGCGCTGATCGCGAGATCGTAGCCACGGGCGGCGGCGGCCGCGTACAGGTGCTCCACGAGATCGCCGTGGAAGGGCTGCTGCAGGTCGAACGTGACGCCGATCAGGCGCGAGCTGGACTGGCGGAGCTTGCGGGCGCGCTCGTCGCGGACGTAGCCCATGCTGTCGGCGATCCGGCGGACGCGCTCGCGGGTCGCGTCACTCGCGCCGGGCGCTCCGCGCATCACGATCGAGACGAGGGCGGTCGAGACGCCGGCCTCGCGGGCCACGTGGGCGAGGGTCGGCCGCGAGCCCGGGGGACGCGGGGGTGGCTGGTCCGGCACGCCTCGTCCTCTCCGCTGGTGAGACTGCCCGGGAGCAGTTGACCCGGTGGTGGGGGCAGTCTATCGTTCGTCATCTAGAACGTTCTAGTTTCGAAGGAATCCTCATGCTCGTTCCCCCTGTCCGCATCGGCCTGATCGGGGCCGGCCGCATCGGCGCCTCGCACGCGTCGGTCATCGCCCGCCGGGTCCCTGAGGCGACTCTCGTCGCCGTGGCCGACCCTCGTCCCGGCGCCGCCGCCGCGGTCGCCGAGCCGCTCGGTGCCCGCGGCGAGACGTCCGTCGAGGACGTCCTGACGGCGGACGACATCGACGCGGTCGTCATCGCGGCCTCGTCGGTCGCGCATGCGGGGCTCATCGTGGCCGCGGCCGAGGCGGGCAAGCACGTCTTCAGCGAGAAGCCTGCGGGCATGAGCCTGGACGAGATCGACGCCGCCCGTACGGCCACGGCCCGCGCCGGGGTCGCGTTCCAGGTCGGCTTCAACCGACGCTTCGCCCGGGAGTTCGTCGCCGCCCACGACGCGATCGCGTCGGGACGGCTCGGGACCGTTCGGCAGCTGCGTTCGCTGACCCGCGACCCCGGCCGCGGGCCGGCCGATCCCGACGCGGTCCCGGAGTGGACGATCTTCACCCAGACGCTGATCCACGACTTCGACACCCTCAACTGGCTCAACCCCGGGGCCCGCGCCGTGGACGTCGTCGCGACGGCCGGCTCGCTGACCGCCCCCGGCCACCCGACGCTGCTCGACCACGCGACCGTGGTCATCCGCTACGACAACGGCGCGATCGCGACCGCCGAGGCCAGCTTCGCCGCGACGTACGGCTATGACGTGCGAGGCGAGGTGCTCGGCTCGGAGGGCATGGTCACGATGGGCGAGGGCGCGCAGTCGTCCCTGCGTCTGCACGACGCGGCCGGCCGGCTGGCCACGACTGCGCACAGCGACACCGACCTGCTGATCGACGCGTACACCGGCGAGCTCGCCGAGCTCGCGAACGCCGTCCGGGAGGGGCGTCAGCCGTCCGTGACCGGTGACGACGCGTTCGCGGCGTTCGCGATCGCCCAGGCGTGCATCGACTCCATGACCTCCGGCGGCCGTGCGGAGGTGGCCCGATGAGCCGTCTCGCGGTGTGCTCGGAGATGGTCTACACGGATCTGCCGCACCTCGAGCGGGTCGCGCGCATCCGCGACGCCGGCTTCGCGGTCGAGATCTGGGACTGGACGCAGAAGGACGCCGACGCGCTGGTCGCGGCCGGCGCGGAGTTCACCTCGATGACCGGCTACGTGACGGGCGACCTGGTGACCCCTGCGGGCGCCGACGACCTGCTGCGCACCGCCGAGCAGTCGATCCCGTTCGCCCAGGCCATCGGGTGCCCGTCGCTCAACCTGCACGGGACCGGCCTGGGGGAGGGCGGCATCCCCGTCCTGCCGGTCGAGGTCGTGACCGGGGACATGTGGCTCGCCGCCGTGCGTACGCTCTCGCGCGTCGCCGAGCTGGGGGAGAGGCACGGCGTGACCTTCGTGCTGGAGAACCTCAACACCGAGGTCGACCACCCGGGCGTCCCGTTCGCGAAGGCGGCCGACACGCTCGCACTGGTGAGCGCGGTCGACAGCCCGCACCTGAAGATGAACCTGGACCTGTATCACGCGCAGATCGGCGAGGGGAACCTCGCGGAGCTGATCCGGCGGGCCGTCCCGCACGTCGGCGAGGTGCAGGTCGCCGACGTCCCGGGGCGCTGCGAGCCGGGCACCGGTGAGGTCCGCTGGTCGTACGTCGCGCAGGTGCTCGCCGATGCGGGCTACGACGGGGTCATCGCGATGGAGGCCTTCGCCTCCCAGCCCGGCACCGCAGGCTCGGACCTGGCCCTGACCCGCTTCCGCGACGCCTTCACCCTCTGACCCCCACGCTGACGCGTGCCTCCGGTCCGCTGACGCGTGCCTCCGGGACGTCCCGTCGGCGTACGAGAGGCTCCCCTCGGCGGACCGGAGGCGCGCCTCAGCGGTGGGGGTGGAAGGCGGCGGGGGCGTTGTAGGGCGTCACGACGTGGACCGGCGAGGGCACGGAGCGGATCGGGCCCGGCAGCGCGCCGTGGGCCTGCATGACCGCGCGGCATGCGCGCCGCATGTCGTCGCGGAGGTCGTGGTGCAGCACCGCCGACAGTCGATGCTGCCGCAGCAGCACGGCGTTGTCGTCGTCGAGGTCGTGCGCGACGAGCACGCGACACTCCCGGCCCGCGTGTGCGAATGCGTCGAGCGTCGCGACGTTGCCGCCGCCGATCGAGTAGACCGCGTCGATCGACGGGTCCGCCACGAGCGCCCGGGTGACGGCTCGGAGCATCGTGGCGTCGAGGCCGTCGGTGCCGGCCACCTCGCGGACGACTCGCCCGGGCGCGAGAGCGGCCATCGTCCGTCGGAAGCCGTCTCCCCGATCGCCTTCGCCGCGAAAGTCCGCACTGCTGAGCGTCATCAGCACCGAGCCCCGCGCGCCCCACTGCGTGACGAGATATGCGGCGGTGGCCCCTGCCGCGTGGTTGTCGATGCCGACGTACGCCACGCGCCGACTTCCCGGCAGATCCGTCACGAGGGTCACCACCGGGATGCCGCGCTCGACGAGGTCGTCGACCGCCGCGACGACCTCGGGTGCGTCGGGCGCCTTGAGGATCACGCCGTGGGACCCCCGCCGGGCGATGCGCGCGAGCGTACGCACGACGTCCGCGACCGAGCTCGCTTCCTGCAGGTGGAACCGCGACCGCACGACGGCCGGCCGCAGGTGGGGCAGCTCGGCCTCGAGGGCGGCACGCACGGCGCTCGAGAAGCGCT contains these protein-coding regions:
- a CDS encoding LacI family DNA-binding transcriptional regulator; this encodes MPDQPPPRPPGSRPTLAHVAREAGVSTALVSIVMRGAPGASDATRERVRRIADSMGYVRDERARKLRQSSSRLIGVTFDLQQPFHGDLVEHLYAAAAARGYDLAISAVAPTRDEDVAIQALLRERCEVAVLLGSMLDDETIRQVSATVPVLLVVRDGAAAGVSSVRSDDVTGVGLAVDHLIGLGHRRIAHVDGGTAPGAAERRAGFLAAVRRHGAQDSSRVVTGGLTEQDGSRGMRELLESADPPTAVVAFNDRCAAGVLDHLVRSRVDVPGDVSVTGYDDSRLAISPHAQMTTVSQNPEEMAESAVAGALDLAQGGQPRQVVLTPHLIARETTAAARETQA
- a CDS encoding Gfo/Idh/MocA family oxidoreductase, which codes for MSLRVGVIGAGAMGADHIRTISSSVPAARVSAVYDFNRDTAYAAASPVGAEVMGSAEELVDSSDVDAVIIASPDRTHADLVRYCLAAGKQVLCEKPLAVTADEAYGVVEAETAGGRRLLQVGFMRRYDPGFVALRRTITDGVVGEVRLVHAIHRNASSSTSTDDAGLITGSMIHELDTVAWLLDDEIASIRVESPIVEGFRDPQLATIWMRGGAMVTAEVFVNAGYGYDVRCEVVGSQGTASLAPSSPVSTRVAGVDGVPVRDDFVAHFADAYRIELSTWAAEALTGTTSGPSAWDGYVANAVAEAGVASLASGAREPVILKDRPTLYA
- a CDS encoding Gfo/Idh/MocA family oxidoreductase, with product MLVPPVRIGLIGAGRIGASHASVIARRVPEATLVAVADPRPGAAAAVAEPLGARGETSVEDVLTADDIDAVVIAASSVAHAGLIVAAAEAGKHVFSEKPAGMSLDEIDAARTATARAGVAFQVGFNRRFAREFVAAHDAIASGRLGTVRQLRSLTRDPGRGPADPDAVPEWTIFTQTLIHDFDTLNWLNPGARAVDVVATAGSLTAPGHPTLLDHATVVIRYDNGAIATAEASFAATYGYDVRGEVLGSEGMVTMGEGAQSSLRLHDAAGRLATTAHSDTDLLIDAYTGELAELANAVREGRQPSVTGDDAFAAFAIAQACIDSMTSGGRAEVAR
- a CDS encoding LacI family DNA-binding transcriptional regulator, with the protein product MAHPYRLREIAQQSGLSLATVDRVVNHRPGVRPSTVKEVQQAIAELDRQAGQVRIAGRTFIVDLVMQTPERFSSAVRAALEAELPHLRPAVVRSRFHLQEASSVADVVRTLARIARRGSHGVILKAPDAPEVVAAVDDLVERGIPVVTLVTDLPGSRRVAYVGIDNHAAGATAAYLVTQWGARGSVLMTLSSADFRGEGDRGDGFRRTMAALAPGRVVREVAGTDGLDATMLRAVTRALVADPSIDAVYSIGGGNVATLDAFAHAGRECRVLVAHDLDDDNAVLLRQHRLSAVLHHDLRDDMRRACRAVMQAHGALPGPIRSVPSPVHVVTPYNAPAAFHPHR
- a CDS encoding TIM barrel protein — translated: MSRLAVCSEMVYTDLPHLERVARIRDAGFAVEIWDWTQKDADALVAAGAEFTSMTGYVTGDLVTPAGADDLLRTAEQSIPFAQAIGCPSLNLHGTGLGEGGIPVLPVEVVTGDMWLAAVRTLSRVAELGERHGVTFVLENLNTEVDHPGVPFAKAADTLALVSAVDSPHLKMNLDLYHAQIGEGNLAELIRRAVPHVGEVQVADVPGRCEPGTGEVRWSYVAQVLADAGYDGVIAMEAFASQPGTAGSDLALTRFRDAFTL